Part of the Metasolibacillus fluoroglycofenilyticus genome is shown below.
GAAAATTGCTTTTGCCATTTCAAGACCTATATAACGAAAATGCCATGATTCATACATATAGCCTGTAATGTTTTCCTTGCCCTGTGGGTAGCGTAAAATAAAGCCAAACTCATGAGCATGCTGATGTAGCCACTTTCCTGCAGCCGTTTCACCAAATTCACTTGTCAACCATAAGCTTTCGCGCCCCTTCTCCCCTATATCATAAGCAAGGCCTGTTTGATGCTCAGAATAACCCGGACGTGCACTATAACGATCTGCCGCTTTTTGTCCATCTCTGTTAACATAATTTGTATATAATGTTGTTTGATATTCATAGGAGCGAAAACCACTAAATGCTACAAGATTGAACCCTGCTACCTTTGCACCCGCAAGCATTTTTTCTAATGCCACCTTCGCCTCAGAATTTTCTCCTGGATTATACGTCTTCGGTAAAGGATACTCTTTATTTGCGATTAAAACACCCTTCACGTAAGTCGGTTCCGTTGGCTCAATATGCGTCACTGGATAGCCGCTTTCATCATACTCAGTTCGCTTTGGCTCCTCCTTTGATTCTACTGGCTGCTCCTCTTCCTCTAATTGCGTGCCATCTTTTTCATCTATCTCATCTTGTTCATCTACTTCAGTTGGAAGCTCAGTAGAATTGTTATTTACATCCTGCTGTTCATCAACAGGCGGCTGTAATGAAGGATTAGTTAATTCTTGCTTTTCTTTTACTGTCAACACAATGGCACTAATAATCAATAATGAAGTAATTGTAATAATAACGATTTTCCAAGTATCACTTGTTTTTTTCGTTCGATTGCCCCTCATTCCTGCGCCTACTTTCCTTACTTAATTTTCTATCACTTTGTAACTAAAATAAAAACTACGACAACTGTTGCCAAGCCAAAAAATATGGCTAAATTCCGCATCCACTTCGCTTCCTTCACATAGCCTTGACGCATAAAGCTACGATAGCGAAAGAAATTTGAAAATGTAAACATAACCGTTAAAAACAACACGGCTAAATTAAAATTTTGTTTAATAATAAAAAATATAGCTAGTGCACTACTAGCTATGACTAGTAGCATAGATATTACTTTCTCGTTCATAGTATTTTCCCCATTATTTCTGCTCTGAATAATATTTTCGTCCGATATATGTTTGAATGATTAACAGCAAACCACCAATTGACCAATATAAAGGTAATGCCGCCATTGATGAAAATGAAATAATCACAATCATAATTGGTGAAATGTACATAAACATTTTCATTTGTGCCTTTTGTGCTTCAGGCACTGTCCATAACGATACTTGCGCTTGAACCATATACACAATTCCGGCAATAACCGTCATAATGATATCAGGTGAGCCTAAACTGAACCATAAAAATGGATGTGATTTCACATCTGGTGAATATAAAATGGCATAGTAAAGTCCCATAATAATCGGCATTTGAATTAATATCGGTAAACAGCCCATATTTAATGGATTGATATTATGCTCGCGGTAGAGTGCTAGCATTTCTTGTTGCATCTTCGCTTGCTCTTCCTTCGATTCAGCCTCTTTCATTTTTTGCTGGATTTCCTCCATTTTCGGCTTTACAATATCCATTTTCGACTTCATTGCTGCTTGCGCTCGGTAATTGCGTAGCATAAAGGGCATTAATATTAAACGAATACCTACTGTTATTGCAATAATAGCCATACCATAGCTTCCGTTAAATAGGTCATTCCCTAAAAAATCTAGCAATCGATCCATCGGCTTTACAAAAAAGCTATAAAAAAAACCTTCTTGGTTCTCGACTGCCTTACAGCCACTTAATAGTAAGCTTAGGCTTCCTAGCATACCGAACAGCATTATTTTTTTCATACGGTCACCTTCTAAAGTTGTTAATATGGTGAGTATACAGCAATCTTTTCATGTGCTCAATTATTTGACTATATCAATTACATCAAAGCTAACCTCAGCCTAGATTTTCCCCCGGGTTAATTGTGACACGGTTAACTCGCCTACGTCGTGCAAGCCTCCCTTCAAAATCTACGATATCCGTGCGAGGCTCGACTGGTTATTCAGTCGTTACCATAGGTGGTAGTGTTAGACAAAAATTCCCTCTGTCATTTGATTAATCAAAATAAATAGAGCTGCTGAGATATATTTGCAATCCCAACAGCCACTTTTAAAAATATTAAACATTTTCTATCTTTTTATCAACCATTTCAAAGCGGTAAAAATTGTGATGCTGCTCATCTCGGAAATGCTTCGGCGTAACGCCAGTATATTTTTTAAAAATACGCGTAAAATAGCTTTGATTACAAAAATGGAATTGATTTGAAATGGAAGTAATGCTTTTATTCGTATGCCTCAAATAATACTGTGATTCTTCAACGCGACGGACGTTTAAATACTCAACCAATGTAATGCCAACATGTTCTCGGAAAATACGTGATAAATGACTTGTACTAATATGAAAGTTATTTGCAATATTTTCCACGGTTAAATCTGTTTCTAATTCATCATTTATATACATAATAACTTTATTAACAGTTTGATGGCTAAATGTCGGCTGCTTACGGTCCGCAATGAAATACACATAGAATTCTATTAAATCATCCGCGAACTGTAAAAATTCAGCATCCTTCATTTTATTTTCAATCATGTCAGCACAAGCTAAATTAAATGCAAATGCCTTTTTAGGAGGTACTTGATTATCGAGTAGCTTGCGTGCAACAATTGATGATAAAACCACAAAATAGTGGCGCACCGCTTTAATCATTTGTTTGCCGAAACGAATAGATAAAATATCAATTAATGCACGTAACGATTCTTTCGCCTTTGTCTCTTCTAAATGGTAAATTTCAAATAATAATCTCGACTCTATAGCAAAAAAATCTTCCACACCATCGTATTGATTAATATTATCAATTTCCTGAAAATAACGTTTAGATATTGTTCCTGCTATCGATTGTTGTGGTTGCATAATATATCCCATCTTTCCTAAAAAATACTCTCATACCTTCCTAGATTCTTAGTTGTTTAACAAGATGTATATTTTTGTCATAATCAATTACGCCTTTATATGTAGTTGCGTCCAGATGCTTTCAAGCTGTTTCATGGTAGTTAACCTAAAACCATCATGTCATGTGACAACTGTTAACTACCCTGCATAGCACAATCTGTGACATCTAGGCCAACCCAATGTTGGTCACTAAGTCGTTATTTTAGTATGCCATGTTCTTAGAGTCCCTATGATTCAGCGGGTGTTTGGACATTAGCTGAAATGAGTCAAATAAAGGCATTCATCTCGCTACCTACAGAGGTGGGAGATTTCTGTACCTGTCGCTACGCTTTCGGTACAAAAAATATTGCTGAAAGACGTTAAAACCATTACTCAGAAACTATATTTTCGCTAAATCATTAGATATTTTTTAGTAACTACAGTGAATATTACCATAATTTATGTTTTTTTATCAACCAATATTTTTTATTTCATTAGTTGATTTTTACTATTGTTTAAAAAGCTAAATTGCTATTCCCTTTATTTTACTAAAGCACTATTTTCATTTAGAACAAAAGCTAAATGTCTTTAGCGAAAATATGAGTAAAGTCGAGACCCCAATCTACAATTAGATTTCTTTTAGCCCACGACGTCATTCATCATTATAGTAAACTTGACTCAACAACATCTAAACAAAACTTAAAGCTATATAAATATAAAAGAAGAAACAACATGATTTTCCATTTTAAACCTAATGCAGAAAAATTAATCAATAAAATAACTTAATCAAATCCAATATACAATAGGATGATTCTTCATTCATCCATATCATACAGTAGATTTTCATTGTAAACAGATTATTTTCACAGCTATAGCTTGCAAGAATAATTAAGCATACTGTAAATAAATCGTTTAAAATATCAAATTTTCCGAAAACTTTAGCATCTTTGTAGGAAAAAGCATGTAATCACTACATTATTCTCAAATCTGCTATAGCATAAATGTGAACAAATATAGTAAAATAGAGGATAAAGACTTTATTTATAAAAGAGGTGTCGTATCATGGATCCAAAACAAGTGGAAGAAATTATGGAAATTATTAAAGAATTTTTCCCTGAGGATACATCAATTGCAATTTCAAATACGGATGAATATTTATATTATCAACCCAGCAAAAGAGTTGACTTAAAAATTAAACCTGGCGATCCGGTAAAAAAGGGTTCTGCGGCATTTCAAGCTCTTACTTATGGGCAAAAAGTAAGCACCTATATAGAACCTGAGGTATTTGGAGTACCCTATTTCGGGATGAGCATTCCTTTAATGGAAGAAGGTGAAATGAAAGGCGCAATAACAGCCGTCTTCCCTCAAAAGCCGTCACCGTTCTTAACAAACTACATTACAATTAAAATAGACGACTGCTGGTACCCAATTAAACACAACCAAGTCATCTATTTAGAAACACAGCTACGTAAAACATATGTTAAAACAATGAATCGCGCAGGCTATCATCGCTTGAACTTAAGCGATTTGGAGCTATTTTTAGCGCCTGACTCTTTCATTCGTTGCCACAGGTCATACATCGTAAACATTGATTTTATTGATGAAATTCAACCAGACTCTCACTCAACGTTTTTACTTATTATGAAGGATGGGACACGTATCCCTGTAAGCCAGCGTTACGCAAGCTACTTCCGTCGCTCACTCGGCTTTTAAATAATTACGGAGGCGGAATTGCCGCCAGAGGCTTAGACCAACATGATGTTGGTCACTCAGTCGTTATCTTAGTATGCATTATTCTTAGACTGAGTTCCTCTTTAATAGCGAGTGGGTGGACACCCGCTGAAATAGGTTTAATGCATATGACCTATAGGGGTTGAGACTTCTATATCTTTTACCTGTCGCTACGCTATCAATACAAAAAACATGTGCTTAAAGAAGCTAACATCAGTATTCGGTTATATTTACATACCGCTACAAAATCTCTAATATATCGCAAATTCTCTTTTTTTCTCGCTTAAACATTTTTTAAGCACTTTCATGTACAAGGTGAAGAATTTGTGACAATTTAGTGATAATATGTGGTGGTATGTATTTTAATAACTGTTTTTAAAAAACAGAAAATTCAAATTTCTTATTAATTATGTCTTAGCCAAATCTGTCCAGATTGTTTCAAGCTTCATTATCACTTCTGCGACATCGGTCTAAGGCTTAGACTAACACCTATGTTGGTCATTCAGTCATTGCCACTAGATGTGGCTAAGTTCCTCTCAGCAAGTGTTGGAGCACTCGCTGAATTAGGTAAACGAAGCATTTTCTCTCTATCTTATATAGTAGAGAGAATCTTATGCACTAGTCCAAATAAACTTTTTTTGCGAAGGAGGATTTTCAATGGATTCAAGAATTGAAAAACGCTTAGGGGTAAAAGAATTAGCTAATAAAATTGTTTCTGCTGCTGAAGCTGCTGCTCTTATTCAAGACGGTACTGTAGTAGGTATGAGTGGGTTTACACGTGCTGGTGACGCAAAAGTTGTACCAGAGGCCCTTGCAGAACGCGCAAAAAGCGAGCCATTAAAAATTGACGTTTACACAGGAGCATCGCTTGGTCCAGAGGTTGACAATCATTTGGCAACTGTTGGTGCAATTCGCAAGCGTGGACCATTCATTGCAGATGCAGGTATTCGTAACTTAATTAACTCAGGTCAAGTAACTTATGTGGATGCACACCTTTCTCATAATGCTGAATTAGTACGTCAAGGAATTATTGGACCAATTAAGCACTTAATTATTGAGGCTGTTGCCATTACAGAAGATGGCTTAATCATTCCAACAAACTCAGTTGGAAACTCGCCTATTTTTGCACAATATGCAGAAAATATTATTGTAGAGTTAAATATTTCTCACCCAGAATCATTAGTAGGTATTCATGATATTTATATCCCTGGTGAGCAAGGTGCTCGTGAGCCAATTCCAATGACAAATATTCAGCAACGCATTGGTGAAATCGGTATTCGCGTGCCACTTGAAAAAATTCAAGCAATTGTTATTTCTGAAGAGCCAGACGCACCTTCATTAATCGTACCGCCAGATGAAGAAACAGAAACAATGGCAAATATTTTATTAGACTTCTTCCGTTCTGAAATTAAAGCAGGTCGCTTAACAAATAGCTTAATGCCTTTACAATCAGGTGTAGGTTCTGTTGCAAACGCTGTATTAGAAGGCTTTGCTGATTCAGAGTTTGAAGATTTAGTAGTTGCTTCTGAAGTATTACAGGATGCTGTATTCAACTTAATTGATGCAGGTAAAGTTAAATTTGCTGCTGCAACATCGATTACACTTACTGAAGAATTACAGAAAAAAGTGTATGGCAACCTAGAAAAATATGCTGATAAAGTAGTATTACGTTCACAAGAAATTTCGAACCACCCAGAGCTTATCCGCCGCTTAGGCTTAATCTCTATTAACACAGCGCTTGAGTTGGACATTTACGGAAATGTAAACTCTACTCACGTTTCAGGTACAAAAATGATGAACGGTATCGGTGGCTCAGGTGACTTCGCTCGTAACGCTCGTCTAGGTATTTTCGTAACAAAATCATACGCAAAAGGCGGCGCAATTTCTTCTATCGTACCAATGGTTTCTCACGTAGACCATACAGAGCACGATGTAGACGTAATCGTTACAGAGCAAGGTATTGCTGACCTACGTGGCTTAGCACCGAAAGAGCGTGCACAATTAATTATTGAAAACTGTGTGCATCCAGACTTCAAAGAGCAATTACGCGATTACTATAACCGCGCTGTTGAAGCTACTGGTAACCACCAAACACCACATATTTTAGAAGAAGCTCTTTCTTGGCACGTAAATCTTGCTAAAAACAAAACAATGAAGCAAGAAGTACCTGCTCAAGCTTAAAAACCAATTACTCATGAGTATAATTGCGGCTAGGTTTTGATTCAGCGGGTGCTTATACACTCACTGACTCAAGGCCAAATAAGCATTAATCTCACCATTTGTAGCTGTGGAAGTTTACTGCTGAATCAAAATAAAAAGACAAAATCTGTTCAATCAGATTTTGTCTTTTTTCATTGAAAAAATGATATAATTAATTATTGAGAAATATTATCAAATGGAGGCTTACTATGCGTTTCTTTATATATGCTATAATTTTCTTCTCATTTTTCGATTTATTTACACAGCTACCTGTGATGAGTACCTTTGCAGAATCTGTTGGTGCTACACCATTTATAGCAGGACTTGCTGTAGGTATGTATTCATTTTCTAATACATTCGGCAATATTTTATCAGGTTTTTGGACAGATAAAAAAGGACCGTTCCATGTACTTGTGATTGGTTTATTGCTAACAGGGGGCTCCCTTTTATTATATAGACTGGTTGAGGAACCTATACTTCTATTAGCGATTCGTTTTGTTCATGGTCTAGTAGCTGGGTTTATTGTTCCTGCAGCCTTTACTTATTTAGCAAATGCTACAGAGCAAACAAAACGCGGGAAAAGCAGCGCAATTTCTGGAGCGTTTGTCGGGATTGCTGCAATTGTAGGACCCGCGTTTAGCGGCATTATGGCGAGCCGCCAAAGCGTACCGTTTGTTTTTGGCATTACGGCTACTTTCATGCTTATTTTAGGAATTTTAACGCTTGTTATACTGCGTAATACAAAGATTACTAAATCAAGCAAACAGGAGCGAATGATTCCTGTAAGCACATTTTTCCGCAACAGCGGAACCTTAAAAGCATTCACAGGTGCATTCTTCCTGATGTTTTCCCAAGGTGTTATTGCATATCAATTGCCTTTACATGTGCAATCACTAGGCTTTGACTCACGTATGAGTGGGATGCTGATGAGCACCTTTGGCATTGTAGCAGTACTCGTTTTTGTTTTACCGACAAACCGCATTTTTGATAAAGTGGCCCCTAGCTATACATTGGCAATTGGCATTGGTTTAATGGGCGTTAGCCAACTTATTTTAAGCCAATCAAATAACAGCGGCATGTTATACGCCGCACTTGCTTGCTATGGTATCGGATTCGGTCTATTATTCCCATCGATTAACTCTTTGTTAATCGACTCTACATCTTCTGAGGTACGAGGGAAAGCATATGGCTATTTCTATGCATTCTTCTCATTTGGTGTAGTTATCGGTTCATCTTTACTGGGATTACTTGCATTAAACCATACACAAGGCTTTATTTTAACGGGGATTATTTTATTAATTTTCGCTGGTGTAAGCTTAATTAACTTTAGCAAGGTAAAACAAGCTGCGCATTAAGATTGACTACTAGCTAATAAAACCATAAATTAGCTGTATAAGAAAGCTGAACATCTCCTTAGCACAGTGAAAAATTAACGTTATGCTATTTTATCCCGCATTAACGGATAGTAAGACTTCCGCTTCTAAGACTTAAGTAAAAATGCGCTAA
Proteins encoded:
- a CDS encoding M15 family metallopeptidase, with amino-acid sequence MRGNRTKKTSDTWKIVIITITSLLIISAIVLTVKEKQELTNPSLQPPVDEQQDVNNNSTELPTEVDEQDEIDEKDGTQLEEEEQPVESKEEPKRTEYDESGYPVTHIEPTEPTYVKGVLIANKEYPLPKTYNPGENSEAKVALEKMLAGAKVAGFNLVAFSGFRSYEYQTTLYTNYVNRDGQKAADRYSARPGYSEHQTGLAYDIGEKGRESLWLTSEFGETAAGKWLHQHAHEFGFILRYPQGKENITGYMYESWHFRYIGLEMAKAIFEADITLEEYLGIK
- the yidC gene encoding membrane protein insertase YidC, coding for MKKIMLFGMLGSLSLLLSGCKAVENQEGFFYSFFVKPMDRLLDFLGNDLFNGSYGMAIIAITVGIRLILMPFMLRNYRAQAAMKSKMDIVKPKMEEIQQKMKEAESKEEQAKMQQEMLALYREHNINPLNMGCLPILIQMPIIMGLYYAILYSPDVKSHPFLWFSLGSPDIIMTVIAGIVYMVQAQVSLWTVPEAQKAQMKMFMYISPIMIVIISFSSMAALPLYWSIGGLLLIIQTYIGRKYYSEQK
- a CDS encoding helix-turn-helix transcriptional regulator; the protein is MGYIMQPQQSIAGTISKRYFQEIDNINQYDGVEDFFAIESRLLFEIYHLEETKAKESLRALIDILSIRFGKQMIKAVRHYFVVLSSIVARKLLDNQVPPKKAFAFNLACADMIENKMKDAEFLQFADDLIEFYVYFIADRKQPTFSHQTVNKVIMYINDELETDLTVENIANNFHISTSHLSRIFREHVGITLVEYLNVRRVEESQYYLRHTNKSITSISNQFHFCNQSYFTRIFKKYTGVTPKHFRDEQHHNFYRFEMVDKKIENV
- a CDS encoding LytTR family DNA-binding domain-containing protein — translated: MDPKQVEEIMEIIKEFFPEDTSIAISNTDEYLYYQPSKRVDLKIKPGDPVKKGSAAFQALTYGQKVSTYIEPEVFGVPYFGMSIPLMEEGEMKGAITAVFPQKPSPFLTNYITIKIDDCWYPIKHNQVIYLETQLRKTYVKTMNRAGYHRLNLSDLELFLAPDSFIRCHRSYIVNIDFIDEIQPDSHSTFLLIMKDGTRIPVSQRYASYFRRSLGF
- a CDS encoding succinate CoA transferase, with the protein product MDSRIEKRLGVKELANKIVSAAEAAALIQDGTVVGMSGFTRAGDAKVVPEALAERAKSEPLKIDVYTGASLGPEVDNHLATVGAIRKRGPFIADAGIRNLINSGQVTYVDAHLSHNAELVRQGIIGPIKHLIIEAVAITEDGLIIPTNSVGNSPIFAQYAENIIVELNISHPESLVGIHDIYIPGEQGAREPIPMTNIQQRIGEIGIRVPLEKIQAIVISEEPDAPSLIVPPDEETETMANILLDFFRSEIKAGRLTNSLMPLQSGVGSVANAVLEGFADSEFEDLVVASEVLQDAVFNLIDAGKVKFAAATSITLTEELQKKVYGNLEKYADKVVLRSQEISNHPELIRRLGLISINTALELDIYGNVNSTHVSGTKMMNGIGGSGDFARNARLGIFVTKSYAKGGAISSIVPMVSHVDHTEHDVDVIVTEQGIADLRGLAPKERAQLIIENCVHPDFKEQLRDYYNRAVEATGNHQTPHILEEALSWHVNLAKNKTMKQEVPAQA
- a CDS encoding MFS transporter; the protein is MRFFIYAIIFFSFFDLFTQLPVMSTFAESVGATPFIAGLAVGMYSFSNTFGNILSGFWTDKKGPFHVLVIGLLLTGGSLLLYRLVEEPILLLAIRFVHGLVAGFIVPAAFTYLANATEQTKRGKSSAISGAFVGIAAIVGPAFSGIMASRQSVPFVFGITATFMLILGILTLVILRNTKITKSSKQERMIPVSTFFRNSGTLKAFTGAFFLMFSQGVIAYQLPLHVQSLGFDSRMSGMLMSTFGIVAVLVFVLPTNRIFDKVAPSYTLAIGIGLMGVSQLILSQSNNSGMLYAALACYGIGFGLLFPSINSLLIDSTSSEVRGKAYGYFYAFFSFGVVIGSSLLGLLALNHTQGFILTGIILLIFAGVSLINFSKVKQAAH